One segment of Tenrec ecaudatus isolate mTenEca1 chromosome 1, mTenEca1.hap1, whole genome shotgun sequence DNA contains the following:
- the OR2I1 gene encoding putative olfactory receptor 2I1, translating to MKRREIEAESEIRLQVSEVSPLQVNRSSEERFFLLGFSDWPSLQPALFVLVLLCYLLTLLGNSALVLLAVRDARLHTPMYYFLGHLALVDAGFTTSVVPPLLANLRGRARSLPRGGCLAQLAASLALGSAECVLLAVMALDRAAAVCRPLHYASLASPRLCRALAGASWLGGLANSAAQTALLAARPLCAPRRLDHFVCELPALLQLVCGRGRSDGTERQMFAARVVILLVPSTVIAASYGAVARAVWGLRAGGGGRKALGTCGSHLAAVCLFYGSASYTYLQPARTYDQSRGKFVSLFYTVLTPALNPLIYTLRNKEVKGAARRLLGDIRRGAARP from the exons ATGAAG AGAAGGGAGATTGAGGCTGAAAGTGAAATCCGCCTTCAAGTATCTGAAG TCTCCCCCCTGCAGGTCAACCGCAGCTCAGAGGAGCGCTTCTTCCTGCTGGGTTTCTCCGACTGGCCCTCCCTGCAGCCGGCCCTCTTCGTCCTCGTCCTCCTATGCTACCTGCTGACGCTCCTGGGTAACTCGGCGCTGGTGCTGCTGGCCGTTCGCGACGCGCGCCTGCACACGCCCATGTACTACTTCCTCGGCCACCTGGCCCTGGTGGACGCGGGCTTCACCACCAGCGTGGTGCCGCCGCTGCTGGCCAACCTGCGTGGCCGGGCGCGCTCGCTGCCGCGGGGCGGCTGCCTGGCACAGCTGGCCGCGTCGCTGGCGCTGGGCTCGGCCGAGTGCGTGCTGCTGGCGgtgatggcgctggaccgcgcggCCGCCGTGTGCCGCCCGCTGCACTACGCCAGCCTGGCCTCGCCGCGCCTGTGCCGCGCGCTGGCCGGCGCCTCCTGGCTGGGCGGCCTGGCCAACTCGGCCGCGCAGACGGCGCTCCTGGCCGCCCGGCCGCTGTGCGCGCCGCGCCGGCTGGACCACTTCGTCTGCGAGCTGCCCGCGCTGCTCCAGCTGGTCTGCGGCCGCGGCCGCAGCGACGGCACCGAGCGCCAGATGTTCGCCGCCCGCGTGGTCATCCTGCTGGTGCCGTCCACGGTCATCGCGGCCTCCTACGGCGCCGTGGCGCGCGCAGTCTGGGGCCTGCGGGCCGGCGGGGGCGGGCGGAAAGCGCTGGGCACCTGCGGCTCCCATCTGGCGGCCGTCTGCCTGTTTTACGGCTCGGCCAGCTACACCTACCTGCAGCCCGCGCGCACCTACGACCAGAGCCGGGGCAAGTTCGTCTCGCTCTTCTACACGGTGCTCACGCCGGCCCTCAACCCGCTCATCTACACCCTGAGGAATAAGGAGGTGAAGGGCGCCGCGAGGAGGCTCCTGGGGGACATCAGGAGGGGGGCGGCCAGGCCGTGA
- the UBD gene encoding ubiquitin D — protein sequence MAPNAPCLCVNVRSEQWELMTFTANQTDKVKKINEHIRSKTKVHVQDQVLLLGSKTLRPERSLSSYGIDKEETIHLTLKVVKPTDEEVPLVLIDLDDDGRKYHLLVWRSYSVAQVKKMIEMKTGITPETQTVNCNGKTLEDGKKMADYDIRKDNFLFLTCRCYAG from the exons ATGGCTCCCAACGCACCCTGCCTCTGT GTAAATGTTCGTTCTGAGCAATGGGAATTGATGACCTTCactgccaaccagactgacaaagTAAAGAAGATCAATGAGCATATCCGATCCAAGACCAAGGTTCACGTGCAAGACCAGGTCCTGTTGCTGGGGTCTAAAACCCTCAGGCCTGAGAGAAGCCTTTCATCTTACGGCATTGACAAAGAGGAGACCATTCATCTCACCCTGAAGGTGGTGAAGCCCACTGATGAGGAGGTGCCCCTAGTCCTGATAGACCTAGATGATGATGGGCGGAAGTACCACCTGCTGGTGTGGAGGTCCTACTCCGTGGCCCAGGTGAAAAAGATGATCGAGATGAAGACTGGTATAACCCCCGAGACCCAGACCGTGAACTGCAATGGAAAGACCCTGGAAGACGGGAAGAAGATGGCAGATTATGACATCAGAAAGGACAACTTCCTTTTCCTTACTTGTCGCTGCTATGCAGGGTGA